The sequence CTGGAGTAGCGTTGGTTATTTTGCCGATGACAGCGGCAAGGCTGAGATTTTCGCCGGTGGCCACCACAATCGCTTCGCGTGAAAAGAAATTTTCCTGCTCCCATTTGAGCAGGTCGTTCAATCTGTTGGGTTCGGTTAAGCTGGGCATTTTTTATTCCTCCCTTTGGGGCACACAGGCCCGTGTTTACATGGTTTTATTTGATGCCGGCGCGTTGCTTTGCATTTTCCAGCAAGGGGTTGCTTTCGCCGGTGGTGGTTGCCCCCACGGTGGAATAAACCGCCTGGCCCTGGCTTTGGTCTGCCTTGGCCTTGAGGATCTTTTCCTGGGACTGTTCAACGGTCAATCCTTCTTCAATCAATCCCCTGGCCATGGCTGAAGCACCGGCCAAAGTGCACAGATTGAAAATGCCTTTCACGCGCTCTGCGGCCATTTTGTCTGCTTCGGTCCTGGCTTCGGCTTTGATCCGGTCCACCTCGGCCTGGGGGGTCAGGCTTTCGGTCCCCATGCCCAGGTCTTTTAACTGGGCCAAAACGTCGGTGTTCTTTGCCGTGACCAGTTCCTTTAACTTGTCGCAAAATCCCTTGATG comes from Candidatus Dependentiae bacterium and encodes:
- a CDS encoding S49 family peptidase; the encoded protein is DRARADLQKRVDQSYDLFVQTVARNRKLDPQVIYDTQAGIYRGEEAVNIGLADKVLTYDGVIAEITKKISKPKTTAKGVFNMEGFDIKGFCDKLKELVTAKNTDVLAQLKDLGMGTESLTPQAEVDRIKAEARTEADKMAAERVKGIFNLCTLAGASAMARGLIEEGLTVEQSQEKILKAKADQSQGQAVYSTVGATTTGESNPLLENAKQRAGIK